A stretch of the Raphanus sativus cultivar WK10039 unplaced genomic scaffold, ASM80110v3 Scaffold1250, whole genome shotgun sequence genome encodes the following:
- the LOC130503939 gene encoding uncharacterized protein LOC130503939 — MTSRSKSSRRQSHSSSDSFHAEEEVPKPEVPEIDRSAYCDAVFGSDAPLPVIPIPRRPLRARKETDSPSEVSPEYLGTLREFYEVPKGVMFRIPRGNESSEHPPKGYFTCYEAFLTQCRLWFPIPGVIVQALDRFGIVISQLNVPALESWLGVVILSYELGMDLSPADFEGLWNSKTTSINGVYSMKARTNFSVIHGVTSHAKDYVDRFFFVRIDGESVEEGFLHLFPTDWLYQRGKIVASPFLESEKRVLNVCVFFFCSENRCLAHVPSDLSTKRDIFRTMPCSWNSFTLDRIRGAVALHRSRGGTRPCVNDGSYVFAPSRRRRRSRKDKGIAFEASSGNGELPRYDPDFTTENQGVPSPGDFFDELPPAFSRDESLDNEERDKVTAEGARLVNEAVRVWNASIDGSFRTARLARFKAEETEREFAKYRLEVEEQKRRQAEVQARALVRAERSGRRRAAAELNRRAEIFSTEFEAYKEAQDFVGDFRECRGSVGTLHKMQREGFSLSGELAAMDGSMRICANAESFVPPIEGRIRELWNPIQVSEDTADVGAGLNAGDGGEEVDQPDSSFGISLTDCYAFDYNL; from the exons atgacttcaagatcaaaatcctcgaggaggcagtctcactcgtcttcggatagtttccatgccgaggaggaagttccgaaacccgaggttccagagattgacaggagcgcgtattgcgacgccgtcttcggttctgatgctccccttcccgtgatcccgattccccggcgacctctgagggcgcgtaaggaaactgactcgccgagcgaagtatcccctgaatatctcggaactcttcgagagttttatgaggttccgaagggagtcatgtttcgcattcctcgtgggaatgagagttcggagcatcctccgaagggttactttacttgctacgaggcgttcctgacgcaatgccgactgtggttcccaatccctggggtcattgttcaggctctcgaccgtttcggaatcgtaatcagccagctgaacgtgccggctttggaaagctggcttggcgttgtgattttgagttacgagttagggatggaccttagccctgctgacttcgaagggttgtggaactccaagacgacgagcatcaatggagtatactccatgaaggcgaggaccaatttttcggtaatccatggagtcacctcgcacgccaaggattacgttgaccgtttctttttcgtgaggatagatggagagtctgtcgaggaaggctttctccacctattcccgacggactggttgtaccaacgaggtaagattgtcgcatcccctttcttagaatccgaaaagcgagtactgaacgtgtgtgttttttttttttgttcagagaacaggtgtctcgcgcatgttccttccgatctttcgaccaagagagacatttttaggacaatgccttgttcctggaactcctttactcttgaccggattcgaggggcggtcgcgcttcaccgatcgcgaggcggtacgcggccctgtgtcaatgatggatcctacgtttttgccccttcaaggcggaggcggagatctcggaaggataaagggattgctttcgaggcctcgtcgggaaatggtgagctgccgagatacgatcctgacttcactacagagaatcagggtgttccttccccgggtgacttctttgatgaactccctccggcgttttcccgtgacgagtctttggacaacgaggagagggacaaggtgactgcggagggtgctcgcttggtcaacgag gccgtgagagtgtggaacgcatcgatcgatggaagtttccgtactgcccggctggcccgtttcaaagcggaggaaacggaaagggaattcgccaagtatcggttggaggtggaggagcaaaaacgccggcaagccgaggtccaggctcgagccctcgttcgtgcggaaaggagcgggcggagaagagctgccgccgagctgaaccgaagggccgaaattttctctaccgaattcgaagcgtacaaagaggctcaggactttgtaggcgattttcgcgagtgtcgtggttcggtcggtactctacacaagatgcagcgtgagggtttctctctttccggcgaacttgccgcgatggatggctcgatgagaatatgcgctaacgccgaatcctttgttcctccgatcgaagggagaattcgagagttgtggaatcctatccaagtctcggaagatacggcggatgtaggcgcgggtttgaatgcaggcgacgggggtgaagaggtcgaccagcccgactcctcgtttggaatatctctaaccgattgttatgcattcgattataatttgtga